The following coding sequences are from one Vulpes vulpes isolate BD-2025 chromosome 12, VulVul3, whole genome shotgun sequence window:
- the PLEKHG5 gene encoding pleckstrin homology domain-containing family G member 5 isoform X2 produces the protein MGTGPGVSGRRAASRPGPGLPCRPGGRARDGEGQVCHHADCQQLHHRGPLNLCEACDSKFHSAMHYDGHVRFDLPPQGSILARNVSTRSCPPRTSPAVDLEEEEESSMDGKGDRKSTGLKLSKKARRRHTDDPSKECFTLKFDLNVDIETEIVPAMKKKSLGEVLLPVFERKGIALGKVDIYLDQSNTPLSLTFEAYRFGGHYLRVKAKPGDEGKVEQGVKDSKSLSLPILRPARAGTPSLERVDPQSRRESLDILAPGRRRKNMSEFLGETSIPGQEAPTPSSCSLPSGSSGGSDSWKNRAASRFSGFFSSGPSTSTFGREVDKMEQLEAKLHTYGLFGLPRLPRRLRFDHDSWEEEGDEEEEEDDACLWLEDSWRDLIDGHEKLTRRQCHQQEAVWELLHTEASYIKKLRVITNLFLCCLLNLQESGLLCEVEAERLFSNVPELARLHRGLWASTMAPVLEKARRTRALLQPGDFLRGFKTFGSLFKPYIRYCVEEEGCMEYMRGLLRDNELFRAYVTWAEKHQQCQRLKLSDMLAKPHQRLTKYPLLLKSVLRKTDEPRAKEAVVTMIDSVERFIHHVNACMRQRQERQRLAAVVSRVDAYEVVEGSNDEVDKLLKEFLHLDLTAPIPGASPEETRQLLLEGSLRMKEGKDSKMDVYCFLFTDLLLVTKAVKKAERTKVIRPPLLVDKIVCRELRDPGSFLLIYLNEFHSAVGAYTFQASGQALCRGWVEAIYNAQNQLQQLRVQEHPGSQQPLESLEEEDDEQEEEDEEDEDEDEEEEEGGGSSTSAASSPTILRKSSNSLNSQHCASDGSTETLAMVVVEPGETLSSPEFEGGPFGSQSDETSLSTTASSVTPISELLPLGPVDGRSCSMDSAYGTLSPTSLQDFMAPAPVAESLPRPPELPQAPSPLSSPRLRRRTPVQLLPRLPHLLKSKSEASLLQLLSGATTCGAPPAPSRSLSELCLAVAGRGTRTQGSSREPGPSWVRQGTPRPSSGPEPSELEGRTSCLAGEPERPTRRSRDLPLGASPRVQPEPPPGISAQHRKLTLAQLYRIRTTLLLNSTLTASEV, from the exons ATGGGGACGGGCCCCGGCGTCTCCGGGCGCCGTGCGGCCTCCAGGCCgggccccgggctgccctgccggCCGGGGGGTCGCGCCCGCGACGGGGAAGGCCAG GTATGCCACCACGCTGACTGCCAGCAGCTACACCACCGGGGACCCCTCAACCTCTGTGAAGCCTGTGACAGCAAGTTCCACAGTGCCATGCATTATGATGGGCACGTCCGCTTTGACCTGCCCCCACAAG GCTCTATCCTGGCCCGGAATGTGTCTACTCGGTCATGTCCCCCACGCACCAGCCCTGCAGTGGatttggaggaggaagaggaaagctCTATGGATGGCAAAGG GGACCGGAAGAGCACAGGCCTGAAACTCTCCAAGAAGGCAAGGAGGAGACACACAGAT GACCCAAGCAAGGAGTGCTTCACCTTGAAATTTGACCTAAACGTGGACATTGAGACAGAGATTGTACCGGCCATGAAGAAGAAGTCTCTGGG ggaggtgctgCTGCCAGTGTTTGAAAGGAAGGGCATTGCACTGGGCAAAGTGGATATCTACCTGGACCAGTCCAACACACCCCTGTCCCTCACCTTTGAGGCCTACCGGTTCGGGGGACACTACCTGCGGGTCAAAG CCAAGCCAGGGGATGAGGGAAAGGTGGAGCAGGGAGTAAAGGACTCCAAGTCCCTGAGTCTGCCAATCCTGCGGCCAGCCAGGGCTGGGACCCCCTCCTTGGAACGTGTGGACCCCCAGAGCCGCCGGGAGAGCTTGGACATCCTG GCCCCTGGCCGCCGCCGCAAGAACATGTCGGAGTTCCTGGGGGAGACGAGCATCCCTGGCCAGGAGGCCCCCACACCTTCCAGCTGCTCTCTGCCCAGTGGCAGCAGTGGTGGCAGTGATAGCTGGAAGAATCGGGCAGCCAGTCGTTTCAGTGGCTTCTTCAGCTCAGGCCCCAGCACAAGCACCTTTGGCCGG GAGGTAGACAAGATGGAGCAGCTGGAGGCCAAACTGCACACCTACGGCCTCTTTGGGCTCCCCAGGCTGCCCCGGAGGCTGCGCTTTGACCACGACTcatgggaggaagagggggatgaggaggaagaggaggacgaTGCCTGCCTATGGCTGGAGGACAGCTGGCGGGACCTCATTGATGGGCATGAG AAGCTGACCAGGAGGCAGTGCCACCAGCAGGAGGCGGTGTGGGAGCTCCTGCATACAGAGGCCTCCTACATTAAGAAACTGAGGGTGATCACCAAC CTGTTCCTCTGCTGCCTCCTGAACCTGCAAGAGTCGGGGCTGCTGTGCGAG GTGGAGGCGGAGCGTCTGTTCAGCAACGTCCCGGAGCTGGCGCGGCTGCACCGCGGACTGTGGGCCAGCACGATGGCGCCGGTGCTGGAGAAGGCGCGGCGCACGCGGGCGCTGCTGCAGCCCGGGGACTTCCTCAGAGGCTTCAAGACG TTCGGCTCCCTCTTCAAGCCCTACATCCGATACTGCGTGGAGGAGGAGGGCTGCATGGAGTACATGCGTGGCCTGCTGCGCGACAACGAGCTTTTCCGGGCCTACGTCACG TGGGCCGAGAAGCACCAGCAGTGCCAGCGGCTGAAGCTGAGCGACATGCTGGCCAAGCCCCACCAGCGCCTCACCAAGTACCCGCTGCTGCTCAAGTCGGTGCTGAGGAAGACGGACGAGCCGCGCGCCAAGGAGGCGGTCGTCACCATG atcGACTCGGTGGAGCGCTTCATCCACCACGTGAACGCGTGCATGCGGCAGCGGCAGGAGCGGCAGCGGCTGGCGGCGGTGGTGAGCCGCGTCGACGCCTACGAGGTGGTGGAAGGCAGCAACGATGAGGTGGACAAG CTCCTGAAGGAGTTTCTGCATCTAGACCTTACAGCACCCATCCCTGGCGCCTCCCCTGAGGAGACACGACAGCTGCTGCTGGAGGGGAGCCTGAGGATGAAGGAGGGGAAGGACAGCAAG ATGGACGTGTACTGCTTCCTCTTTACGGACCTACTCTTGGTGACCAAGGCAGTGAAGAAGGCTGAGAGGACCAAGGTCATCCGGCCACCACTGCTGGTGGACAAGATTGTGTGCCGAGAGCTTCGAGAccctg GCTCCTTTCTCCTCATCTACCTGAACGAGTTCCACAGTGCTGTGGGTGCCTACACGTTCCAGGCCAGCGGCCAGGCTTTGTGCCGAGGCTGGGTGGAGGCCATTTACAACGCGCAG aACCAGCTGCAGCAGCTGCGTGTCCAGGAGCACCCAGGCAGCCAGCAGCCCCTGGagagcctggaggaggaggacgatgagcaggaggaggaggatgaagaggatgaggatgaggatgaggaagaggaggaaggcgGGGGGAGTAGCACTTCTGCCGCCAGCTCCCCCACCATTCTGCGCAAGAGCAGCAACAGTCTCAACTCCCAGCACTG CGCCTCAGATGGCTCCACAGAGACCCTGGCCATGGTTGTGGTGGAGCCAGGGGAGACACTGTCCTCTCCTGAGTTCGAGGGCGGCCCCTTCGGCTCCCAGTCAGATGAGACCTCTCTCAGCACCACTGCCTCCTCTGTGACACCCATCAGCGAGCTGCTGCCCCTGGGCCCAGTGGATGGCCGCTCCTGTTCCATGGACTCCGCCTATGGCACCCTCTCCCCTACCTCCCTGCAAGACTTCATGGCCCCAGCCCCTGTCGCGGAGTCATTGCCACGGCCCCCAGAACTACCACAAGCCCCTTCACCCCTATCCTCcccccgcctccgccgccgcaCCCCTGTTCAGCTGCTGCCCCGTCTGCCCCACCTGCTCAAGTCCAAATCTGAGGCCAGCCTCCTCCAGCTGCTGTCAGGGGCCACCACCTGTGgagcgcccccagcccccagccgtAGCCTTTCAGAACTCTGCTTGGCTGTGGCAGGCCGTGGCACAAGGACTCAGGGTTCTTCTCGGGAACCTGGGCCCAGCTGGGTTCGCCAGGGGACACCAAGGCCTAGCAGTGGCCCTGAGCCATCAGAGCTGGAGGGCAGAACCAGCTGCCTGGCTGGGGAGCCCGAAAGACCCACCAGGAGGAGCAGAGACCTGCCCTTGGGGGCCTCGCCCAGGGTCCAGCCCGAGCCGCCTCCGGGGATCTCTGCCCAGCACCGGAAGCTGACGCTAGCCCAGCTGTACCGAATCAGGACCACCCTGCTGCTTAACTCCACGCTCACTGCCTC GGAGGTCTGA